One genomic region from Gadus morhua chromosome 9, gadMor3.0, whole genome shotgun sequence encodes:
- the LOC115551432 gene encoding uncharacterized protein LOC115551432 isoform X3 → MAPRISPLKDARKHVIAKTDKTCMLNVQYINAVKGRGVFAKGSISQGDFVLEYRGDRIPAVEAQRRRLIYHESCTAFLFMFRWRGKTWCIDAARDDGSLGRLVNDEHRRPNCKMKNIDVNGSPHLCLFALMDIKQGEEISYDYGGEDCPWRTETTTVGPNALLVEDLHTVVLANTEVGDATHPNIAQQMTTVGEDALLDGGSKPVLSNTEGDDDATRPIITKQMTTVGDDALLDGGSKPVLSNTEGDDDATRPIINKQMTTVGDDALLDGGSKPVLSNTEGDDDATRPIINKQMTTFGDDALLDGGSKPVLSNTEGDDDATRPIINKQMTTVGDDALLDGGSKPVLSNTGGDDDATRPIITKQMTTVGDDALLDGGSKPVLSNTEEDDVATRPIINKQIPNENEIFVPRLRQTKSIIMKDTVLDDSVQLYDSTSESSDEYIPDSSCDSEDSDVTLKLNKRKKYQSLDDLLNDSDSMSTPVCETATSDSMTFDSQSLTSEATGAEDEPCSSLNKNDSIVVGECQKRSGSRVYDKRHYCLYCSKSYAKMARHLESAHGKESDVAKSFSFPKGSKERKMQLDYIRNRGNYAHNAAVMESGKGELVPFKRPPEKAQGNDFMHCAYCQGLFSRKVLWRHMKNCRFKPGSVTSKPGKNRVQSICTYTGPVPSLVTEKLWGVISAMNPGPITDQIKNDQVIIDVGQHLLNKGGTSDKNQQCVREKMREMGRLIYNARKVTNLKKMEDLIDPKNYMETIKAVKKTCGYDSETNMFLIPSLATKLGNSLVKVSKLLKAQGLISNDKELAKNASEFLDVHGEKWNELISATALRNIREAKWNVPTLMPFTEDVQKMHTYLSRVQEGCFSSLSEHPCTKAWMELAKVCLTQIILFNRRREGEVASMPLTAFTSRDTSDPHDDVDWALSEVEKKLCRHFSRIIIRGKRGRPVPILLTPKMLTSLELLVGQREACGVLKENCYLFARPECMTHFRGSDCIRGFAKICGAKCPKSLTSTRLRKHAATLSTVLNMTNTEMDQLANFLGHDIRIHREYYRLPEKTLQLAKISKLLMALEQGRLAEFHGKNLDEIGIGPDEKVFESEDESPQEAHCSSTADAEETLPHIESPEIPPTKKRRQRPLVEMPEEVGAMRPSSQETLPHIESPEMPPPKKRRQRPLVEMPEEVGAMRPSSQGKAAKKKKPWQPTEVQAVERHMTRFITSCIVPGKSDCEKCLRVEPEALQNRDWQNLKFYIHNRIKSYKKKWQ, encoded by the exons ATGGCTCCACGCATCAGTCCCCTTAAAGATGCCAGGAAACATGTGATTGCAAAGACGGACAAAACTTGCATGTTGAATGTACAGTACATCAATGCAGTGAAAG gTCGTGGTGTATTTGCAAAGGGTTCCATTTCTCAAGGAGATTTCGTTCTCGAATACAGGGGAGACAGGATTCCTgctgttgaagcccagagaagGAGGCTGATATACCACGAATCATGTACTGCATTTCTTTTCATGTTTAGGTGGAGAGGGAAAACATGGTG TATTGATGCCGCCAGAGATGACGGTTCACTTGGGCGCCTCGTTAACGACGAACACAGGCGTCCAAACtgtaaaatgaaaaatattGATGTCAATGGAAGCCCacatctttgtttgtttgccctTATGGACATAAAACAAGGAGAAGAAATTTCATACGATTATGGAGGTGAAGACTGCCCATGGAGAACAGAA ACGACCACAGTTGGACCAAATGCACTGCTGGTAGAAGATTTGCATACTGTTGTCCTGGCAAATACCGAAGTGGGTGATGCTACTCATCCAAACATCGCTCAACAG atGACCACAGTTGGAGAAGATGCCCTGCTAGATGGGGGCTCGAAGCCTGTCCTTTCAAACACCGAAGGGGATGATGATGCTACTCGTCCGATAATCACTAAACAG atGACCACAGTTGGAGACGATGCCCTGCTAGATGGGGGCTCGAAGCCTGTCCTTTCAAACACCGAAGGGGATGATGATGCTACTCGTCCGATAATCAATAAACAG atGACCACAGTTGGAGACGATGCCCTGCTAGATGGGGGCTCGAAGCCTGTCCTTTCAAACACCGAAGGGGATGATGATGCTACTCGTCCGATAATCAATAAACAG atGACCACATTTGGAGACGATGCCCTGCTAGATGGGGGCTCGAAGCCTGTCCTTTCAAACACCGAAGGGGATGATGATGCTACTCGTCCGATAATCAATAAACAG atGACCACAGTTGGAGACGATGCCCTGCTAGATGGGGGCTCGAAGCCTGTCCTTTCAAACACCGGAGGGGATGATGATGCTACTCGTCCGATAATCACTAAACAG atGACCACAGTTGGAGACGATGCCCTGCTAGATGGGGGCTCGAAGCCTGTCCTTTCAAACACCGAAGAGGATGATGTTGCTACTCGTCCGATAATCAATAAACAG ATCCCAAATGAAAATGAGATTTTCGTCCCAAGACTGAGACAAACTAAAAGCATCATA ATGAAAGACACCGTTCTTGACGATTCTGTTCAACTATATGATTCCACATCAGAGAGTTCAGATGAGTACATTCCAGATTCCAGCTGTGACAGTGAAGATAGTGATGTTACCCTCAAactaaacaaaagaaaaaaatatcaatcTCTTGATGACTTGCTGAATGACTCTGACTCAATGAGTACTCCTGTCTGTGAAACCGCAACGTCGGACAGCATGACCTTTGACAGCCAAAGCCTTACTTCTGAAGCCACTGGAGCAGAAGATGAACCCTGTTCAAGTCTGAACAAAAATGACAGTATAGTTGTTGGTGAATGCCAAAAGAGAAGTGGAAGCAGAGTGTACGACAAGAGACATTACTGTTTGTATTGCTCTAAGTCTTATGCTAAGATGGCAAGGCATCTAGAAAGTGCACATGGAAAGGAATCCGATGTGGCTAAATCTTTTAGCTTTCCAAAGGGTTCAAAGGAGAGAAAAATGCAGCTAGATTATATTCGCAACAGGGGAAACTATGCTCACAATGCTGCAGTTATGGAGTCAGGAAAGGGGGAACTAGTGCCATTTAAACGACCACCTGAAAAAGCGCAGGGAAATGACTTCATGCACTGTGCATACTGCCAAGGACTTTTTTCAAGAAAAGTCTTGTGGCGGCACATGAAGAATTGCAGATTTAAACCTGGATCAGTCACCTCTAAACCAGGAAAAAACCGTGTTCAGTCCATCTGTACATACACGGGGCCTGTGCCTTCACTTGTCACTGAAAAACTATGGGGAGTAATCAGTGCCATGAATCCTGGCCCAATCACagatcaaataaaaaacgaccaaGTCATTATTGATGTGGGGCAACACTTGTTAAACAAAGGAGGGACATCAGATAAGAATCAACAGTGTGTTCGGGAGAAGATGCGAGAAATGGGAAGGCTGATCTACAATGCCAGGAAAGTCACCAACCTAAAAAAAATGGAAGATCTGATAGATCCTAAAAATTACATGGAGACGATCAAAGCTGTCAAGAAGACATGTGGTTATGACAGTGaaacaaacatgtttttgattCCATCACTAGCAACCAAACTTGGGAATTCTCTTGTTAAAGTAAGCAAACTCTTAAAGGCTCAGGGTTTAATCTCAAACGACAAAGAGCTTGCAAAAAATGCTAGCGAGTTTCTAGATGTCCATGGTGAAAAGTGGAATGAGCTGATATCAGCAACAGCATTGAGGAACATCCGGGAAGCTAAGTGGAATGTGCCCACTCTCATGCCCTTTACTGAGGACGTCCAGAAAATGCACACGTACCTCAGTCGAGTCCAAGAGGGTTGTTTCAGTTCACTGTCTGAACATCCTTGTACAAAAGCCTGGATGGAGCTGGCAAAGGTGTGTCTGACCCAGATCATTTTATTCAACCGtcgcagggagggagaggtggcaAGCATGCCCTTAACTGCGTTTACATCACGAGACACCTCTGACCCGCATGATGATGTAGACTGGGCACTGTCTGAAGTGGAGAAGAAACTGTGCAGACACTTTTCACGGATTATAATCAGGGGAAAACGTGGTCGCCCTGTTCCTATTCTCCTGACTCCCAAAATGCTCACTTCACTAGAACTGCTTGTTGGGCAGAGGGAGGCTTGTGGCGTTCTAAAAGAAAATTGTTACCTCTTTGCAAGACCAGAATGTATGACACATTTTCGGGGTTCAGACTGCATCCGTGGCTTTGCCAAAATCTGCGGTGCTAAGTGTCCAAAGTCATTGACGTCGACAAGACTCAGAAAGCATGCTGCAACTCTTTCAACTGTGCTGAACATGACAAACACAGAAATGGACCAGTTGGCCAACTTTCTGGGGCATGATATAAGAATACACCGCGAATACTACAGACTACCTGAGAAGACCCTGCAACTCGCTAAGATTAGCAAACTCTTAATGGCACTTGAGCAAGGACGATTAGCAGAATTTCATGGCAAGAACTTGGATGAAATTGGGATAGGTCCAGATG AAAAGGTTTTTGAAAGTGAAGATGAAAGCCCACAGGAGGCACACTGTTCATCTACTGCTGATG CAGAAGAGACTCTTCCTCACATCGAGAGCCCTGAAATTCCACCAACCAAGAAGCGAAGACAACGGCCGTTGGTTGAAATGCCGGAAGAAGTCGGCGCTATGAGGCCTTCCTCACaag AGACTCTTCCTCACATCGAGAGCCCTGAAATGCCACCACCCAAGAAACGCAGACAACGGCCTTTGGTGGAAATGCCGGAAGAAGTCGGCGCTATGAGGCCTTCCTCCCaag GTAAAGCTGCAAAGAAGAAAAAACCCTGGCAGCCGACAGAGGTCCAGGCAGTCGAGAGGCACATGACTCGCTTCATCACCTCTTGCATTGTACCTGGGAAGAGTGATTGTGAGAAATGTTTAAGGGTTGAACCAGAAGCACTACAGAACCGGGATTGGCAGAACCTTAAATTCTACATTCATAACCGAATTAAGTCCTACAAAAAGAAGTGGCAATGA
- the LOC115551432 gene encoding uncharacterized protein LOC115551432 isoform X1 yields the protein MAPRISPLKDARKHVIAKTDKTCMLNVQYINAVKGRGVFAKGSISQGDFVLEYRGDRIPAVEAQRRRLIYHESCTAFLFMFRWRGKTWCIDAARDDGSLGRLVNDEHRRPNCKMKNIDVNGSPHLCLFALMDIKQGEEISYDYGGEDCPWRTETTTVGPNALLVEDLHTVVLANTEVGDATHPNIAQQMTTVGEDALLDGGSKPVLSNTEGDDDATRPIITKQMTTVGDDALLDGGSKPVLSNTEGDDDATRPIINKQMTTVGDDALLDGGSKPVLSNTEGDDDATRPIINKQMTTFGDDALLDGGSKPVLSNTEGDDDATRPIINKQMTTVGDDALLDGGSKPVLSNTGGDDDATRPIITKQMTTVGDDALLDGGSKPVLSNTEEDDVATRPIINKQIPNENEIFVPRLRQTKSIIMKDTVLDDSVQLYDSTSESSDEYIPDSSCDSEDSDVTLKLNKRKKYQSLDDLLNDSDSMSTPVCETATSDSMTFDSQSLTSEATGAEDEPCSSLNKNDSIVVGECQKRSGSRVYDKRHYCLYCSKSYAKMARHLESAHGKESDVAKSFSFPKGSKERKMQLDYIRNRGNYAHNAAVMESGKGELVPFKRPPEKAQGNDFMHCAYCQGLFSRKVLWRHMKNCRFKPGSVTSKPGKNRVQSICTYTGPVPSLVTEKLWGVISAMNPGPITDQIKNDQVIIDVGQHLLNKGGTSDKNQQCVREKMREMGRLIYNARKVTNLKKMEDLIDPKNYMETIKAVKKTCGYDSETNMFLIPSLATKLGNSLVKVSKLLKAQGLISNDKELAKNASEFLDVHGEKWNELISATALRNIREAKWNVPTLMPFTEDVQKMHTYLSRVQEGCFSSLSEHPCTKAWMELAKVCLTQIILFNRRREGEVASMPLTAFTSRDTSDPHDDVDWALSEVEKKLCRHFSRIIIRGKRGRPVPILLTPKMLTSLELLVGQREACGVLKENCYLFARPECMTHFRGSDCIRGFAKICGAKCPKSLTSTRLRKHAATLSTVLNMTNTEMDQLANFLGHDIRIHREYYRLPEKTLQLAKISKLLMALEQGRLAEFHGKNLDEIGIGPDEKVFESEDESPQEAHCSSTADAEETLPHIESPEIPPTKKRRQRPLVEMPEEVGAMRPSSQAETLPHIESPEMPPPKKRRQRPLVEMPEEVGAMRPSSQGKAAKKKKPWQPTEVQAVERHMTRFITSCIVPGKSDCEKCLRVEPEALQNRDWQNLKFYIHNRIKSYKKKWQ from the exons ATGGCTCCACGCATCAGTCCCCTTAAAGATGCCAGGAAACATGTGATTGCAAAGACGGACAAAACTTGCATGTTGAATGTACAGTACATCAATGCAGTGAAAG gTCGTGGTGTATTTGCAAAGGGTTCCATTTCTCAAGGAGATTTCGTTCTCGAATACAGGGGAGACAGGATTCCTgctgttgaagcccagagaagGAGGCTGATATACCACGAATCATGTACTGCATTTCTTTTCATGTTTAGGTGGAGAGGGAAAACATGGTG TATTGATGCCGCCAGAGATGACGGTTCACTTGGGCGCCTCGTTAACGACGAACACAGGCGTCCAAACtgtaaaatgaaaaatattGATGTCAATGGAAGCCCacatctttgtttgtttgccctTATGGACATAAAACAAGGAGAAGAAATTTCATACGATTATGGAGGTGAAGACTGCCCATGGAGAACAGAA ACGACCACAGTTGGACCAAATGCACTGCTGGTAGAAGATTTGCATACTGTTGTCCTGGCAAATACCGAAGTGGGTGATGCTACTCATCCAAACATCGCTCAACAG atGACCACAGTTGGAGAAGATGCCCTGCTAGATGGGGGCTCGAAGCCTGTCCTTTCAAACACCGAAGGGGATGATGATGCTACTCGTCCGATAATCACTAAACAG atGACCACAGTTGGAGACGATGCCCTGCTAGATGGGGGCTCGAAGCCTGTCCTTTCAAACACCGAAGGGGATGATGATGCTACTCGTCCGATAATCAATAAACAG atGACCACAGTTGGAGACGATGCCCTGCTAGATGGGGGCTCGAAGCCTGTCCTTTCAAACACCGAAGGGGATGATGATGCTACTCGTCCGATAATCAATAAACAG atGACCACATTTGGAGACGATGCCCTGCTAGATGGGGGCTCGAAGCCTGTCCTTTCAAACACCGAAGGGGATGATGATGCTACTCGTCCGATAATCAATAAACAG atGACCACAGTTGGAGACGATGCCCTGCTAGATGGGGGCTCGAAGCCTGTCCTTTCAAACACCGGAGGGGATGATGATGCTACTCGTCCGATAATCACTAAACAG atGACCACAGTTGGAGACGATGCCCTGCTAGATGGGGGCTCGAAGCCTGTCCTTTCAAACACCGAAGAGGATGATGTTGCTACTCGTCCGATAATCAATAAACAG ATCCCAAATGAAAATGAGATTTTCGTCCCAAGACTGAGACAAACTAAAAGCATCATA ATGAAAGACACCGTTCTTGACGATTCTGTTCAACTATATGATTCCACATCAGAGAGTTCAGATGAGTACATTCCAGATTCCAGCTGTGACAGTGAAGATAGTGATGTTACCCTCAAactaaacaaaagaaaaaaatatcaatcTCTTGATGACTTGCTGAATGACTCTGACTCAATGAGTACTCCTGTCTGTGAAACCGCAACGTCGGACAGCATGACCTTTGACAGCCAAAGCCTTACTTCTGAAGCCACTGGAGCAGAAGATGAACCCTGTTCAAGTCTGAACAAAAATGACAGTATAGTTGTTGGTGAATGCCAAAAGAGAAGTGGAAGCAGAGTGTACGACAAGAGACATTACTGTTTGTATTGCTCTAAGTCTTATGCTAAGATGGCAAGGCATCTAGAAAGTGCACATGGAAAGGAATCCGATGTGGCTAAATCTTTTAGCTTTCCAAAGGGTTCAAAGGAGAGAAAAATGCAGCTAGATTATATTCGCAACAGGGGAAACTATGCTCACAATGCTGCAGTTATGGAGTCAGGAAAGGGGGAACTAGTGCCATTTAAACGACCACCTGAAAAAGCGCAGGGAAATGACTTCATGCACTGTGCATACTGCCAAGGACTTTTTTCAAGAAAAGTCTTGTGGCGGCACATGAAGAATTGCAGATTTAAACCTGGATCAGTCACCTCTAAACCAGGAAAAAACCGTGTTCAGTCCATCTGTACATACACGGGGCCTGTGCCTTCACTTGTCACTGAAAAACTATGGGGAGTAATCAGTGCCATGAATCCTGGCCCAATCACagatcaaataaaaaacgaccaaGTCATTATTGATGTGGGGCAACACTTGTTAAACAAAGGAGGGACATCAGATAAGAATCAACAGTGTGTTCGGGAGAAGATGCGAGAAATGGGAAGGCTGATCTACAATGCCAGGAAAGTCACCAACCTAAAAAAAATGGAAGATCTGATAGATCCTAAAAATTACATGGAGACGATCAAAGCTGTCAAGAAGACATGTGGTTATGACAGTGaaacaaacatgtttttgattCCATCACTAGCAACCAAACTTGGGAATTCTCTTGTTAAAGTAAGCAAACTCTTAAAGGCTCAGGGTTTAATCTCAAACGACAAAGAGCTTGCAAAAAATGCTAGCGAGTTTCTAGATGTCCATGGTGAAAAGTGGAATGAGCTGATATCAGCAACAGCATTGAGGAACATCCGGGAAGCTAAGTGGAATGTGCCCACTCTCATGCCCTTTACTGAGGACGTCCAGAAAATGCACACGTACCTCAGTCGAGTCCAAGAGGGTTGTTTCAGTTCACTGTCTGAACATCCTTGTACAAAAGCCTGGATGGAGCTGGCAAAGGTGTGTCTGACCCAGATCATTTTATTCAACCGtcgcagggagggagaggtggcaAGCATGCCCTTAACTGCGTTTACATCACGAGACACCTCTGACCCGCATGATGATGTAGACTGGGCACTGTCTGAAGTGGAGAAGAAACTGTGCAGACACTTTTCACGGATTATAATCAGGGGAAAACGTGGTCGCCCTGTTCCTATTCTCCTGACTCCCAAAATGCTCACTTCACTAGAACTGCTTGTTGGGCAGAGGGAGGCTTGTGGCGTTCTAAAAGAAAATTGTTACCTCTTTGCAAGACCAGAATGTATGACACATTTTCGGGGTTCAGACTGCATCCGTGGCTTTGCCAAAATCTGCGGTGCTAAGTGTCCAAAGTCATTGACGTCGACAAGACTCAGAAAGCATGCTGCAACTCTTTCAACTGTGCTGAACATGACAAACACAGAAATGGACCAGTTGGCCAACTTTCTGGGGCATGATATAAGAATACACCGCGAATACTACAGACTACCTGAGAAGACCCTGCAACTCGCTAAGATTAGCAAACTCTTAATGGCACTTGAGCAAGGACGATTAGCAGAATTTCATGGCAAGAACTTGGATGAAATTGGGATAGGTCCAGATG AAAAGGTTTTTGAAAGTGAAGATGAAAGCCCACAGGAGGCACACTGTTCATCTACTGCTGATG CAGAAGAGACTCTTCCTCACATCGAGAGCCCTGAAATTCCACCAACCAAGAAGCGAAGACAACGGCCGTTGGTTGAAATGCCGGAAGAAGTCGGCGCTATGAGGCCTTCCTCACaag CAGAGACTCTTCCTCACATCGAGAGCCCTGAAATGCCACCACCCAAGAAACGCAGACAACGGCCTTTGGTGGAAATGCCGGAAGAAGTCGGCGCTATGAGGCCTTCCTCCCaag GTAAAGCTGCAAAGAAGAAAAAACCCTGGCAGCCGACAGAGGTCCAGGCAGTCGAGAGGCACATGACTCGCTTCATCACCTCTTGCATTGTACCTGGGAAGAGTGATTGTGAGAAATGTTTAAGGGTTGAACCAGAAGCACTACAGAACCGGGATTGGCAGAACCTTAAATTCTACATTCATAACCGAATTAAGTCCTACAAAAAGAAGTGGCAATGA